From the genome of Acidaminococcus sp.:
TGCGCTTCTTTTTGGAATTTCTCCGCGGCGACTATACCGAACCCTTCCTCTTCGGACTTAAATCCGCTCAGGCCACGAGCCTCATCTTCTTCGTTATCGCCCTCTGCGGCTTCGTATATTGCGGACTAAGGAAACAAGAAGATAAGAAAGTGCAAAGCGGGCAAAACAACAAAGCTGAGAAAAAGAAAAAGTAATAGACTAAAAAAGACTGTGAAACAACGATTTCAATTGTTTCACAGTCTTTTTCATATGTTCAGTTTGAACGATTTACGCTCTCTGCGTGCTTCTTCCCCCACAAGGAAGTCAAGATACACCAAACCGGCAGCAGGTAGAGATACGATGCGTAAAGGATGCTGCTGTTCGGGGCTTCGATGAAGGCGAGCGGTGCGGCACAGGCAATGGACCAGGGGATCAGGCCGGAAATGACAACTACAGTATCTTCGAGAGTGAGTGCCAGTTTTTCCTTACTGATCGGCATGTGCTCGCAGAGGCTCTTCGTCATCATGATGGCGAGGGTCTGGTTGCAGGCAATCATGGAACTGATAATGCCGGCACCACAGATACCGACAGCGGGCGTAAATTTCTGACCGATATTTTCAAAAACGCCCTGCAGATTCCGCAGGAGGCCTGTCTTATCAAAGATGCCCGAGTAGCAGGCCCCGGTCATGACGATAGCACCGGTCCGGAACATGGAAACAAGTCCGCCGCCTGCCAGCATGCTGCGCAGCTCGGGCTGCGTCGTCTGAAAGCCGAAAATCATCGTATGAACAATTTCCGCGGCCCCCATTTTTTGGAAAACGGCGGCGCATATGATACTGAGAACTATGCTGACGGAAAGGGTTTTCTTCACCGGTACGCGGAAGAGGGCAAGAATCAGGATACCTGCGGCCGGAACCAGCATAGGCCAGGATACGTCAAAATAACTGGCGAATAACTTCTGCACCGACAGGGACGAAGTGTCCCCTTCCCCTCCCGAAGCGATGAAGAAATAGATGACACAGCAAGCGAGCACTGGCACTGCCGCACTTTTTATCATCCGTTTGATATTATCGTAGAGGTTAGTGCCCGTAATTTCGGCCGTAAGCAGTGCGCTCGTTGATACGGGAGAGCAGCGGTCACCGAAATAAATTCCCGAAAGGACGGCTCCGCCTGTAATGGCCGGGCTGACGCCCATTGTCTTGGCAATGGTCATACAGATAAGGCCCATTGTAGCGGCCGTTCCGAAAGAGGTTCCCATCAGAAACGACAGCAGGCAGTTGAGCAGGAACGTCAGGAAGATAATCAGTGATGGACGAATCAGGCTGGCAGCATAATAGACAATAGCCGGAATCGTTCCGCCGGCCCGCCATAGTCCGGTCAGAAATCCGATCAGGCAGAAGGTCAGCAGAATGTTTTTCGCCGTCATCACGCCGTCGCGCCACATTCCCAGCGTCTCTTTGACCGTAAATCCCCGTTTCAGGGAATAGGCACTGAAAATCATGAGACCGATGAGAAGGGCCAGAAGCAGCGGCCAGCCATTGAGTAAGAAAATCAGCAGTACAGCTGCAAATAATAATAAAACAATGTTTTCCATAATCTTCTACTTCCTCATTGGTGAACGGATTCGTAAGTCGTCTGAGCAGTTTTAATAAAATCGCGCAGCATTTTCCACCGGCTCCGCTCCCGGAGACTGGCAAAGCGAATCTTATATTTCGCGCCTTCGGCAAAATGGACCTGCACCATATGCTCCATTTGCTCTTTTGTAAAAACAGCTTCAGCAAGGTTAGCCGGGGTAATGCAGGCACCGGCACCGCGCAGGCACAATTCCAGGAGCGTCTCGATATTGGAAGATTCTACCCGGATTTCGGGAGACATGCCGTTCATGCGAAAGAGCCTGCGGGCAAACCGGCCGGAGATATCTCCTTCCGGGTTCAGGAGCAGCGGACAGCCGTCAAAAAGAGCAAACTCATGATTATCTTTTAAATGTATACATCGAGAATCAAAGTACCGGGACGGAAACTGCGCTGCATAAAGGTCAGGCTGCATCAGGAGAATGAGTTCTTCCGTATAGAAATCTGTAAGCACCAGAGGATCTCCGGTATCTTCCGCAAAATTAGCAATAGCCAGATCGACTTCTCCCGTATGGACAAGTTCCGATGCCACTTCGTTATCCGTTTCCCGAATCACGATAGAAATATGGGGCCGGCTTTTTTGATAGGCAGCAATATATCCGGCAAAATGGCACGTCCCCGCGTGGAAGCGATGCCGATGGTCAGGCGTCCTCTCCGCTCCTGCTGGATTTCCAGCATGGTCTGGCGCAAATCTGTATCATCGCGATGTATACGCCGGGCATGTTCCAGAAAGACTTCTCCGGCGTAGGTCAGTTCCAGCGGAACATGACGGACGAAAAGACGGCATCCCAATTCTTTTTCCACGCCGGCAATATGCCCCGAAAGCGTTTGCTGCGTAATGTTCAGTTTCTCCGCAGCCCGGCTGAAACTGCGTTCATGCTCGAGCATCAGAAAGTATTCTATGGATGTGAAGTTCATGGTTCTCCTCGCTGCAAAAGCGCTGTTACAGGATTTTTAAGTATTATTTCAGGATAAAGTCATTCTTTTCTGTAAGTGTACGATACCATAATTAAAATACAAAGTAAAACAGTAATTTTGTGTAATTTTTACAATAGTTTCCCGATATATAGGCTAAAAAAAAAAATAAAAAGGCGCTTTTGGCCTATGACATATAGCCTCGTCTGCACTATAACCTAAATTTCAGGTTTTATTTTTATAAGTTCGTAGAAAAATGCCTTTGCAATTTTTCTTCCACAGGCGACCCGCGGCCAGCACACCAACCTGCGACCTGCGTAAAAAGGGGCTGTGAAATATGCGTATACATTATTTCACAGCCCCTTTTTCTTATAAAAACTTTTCAATATGACGATAATGCAGGAAATCGCCGGCTGCTCCGAGACGCTTTAATTCCTCACCGGAAGCAAGCTTATAGGAGGCAACTTCATCGGCCTGCACATGAACGTCAGCCGCTTCAAAAGGAACTTTGAATTCATAGATGTCGACAAAATAATTATTCTGTTCCTCCGGCGAATCGTTCCGGTAAGTATGGATCAACTTACCCTGAGATGCCGTAAGCATCAGTCCCGTCTCTTCCCTCACTTCGCGCAGCACGGCTTCCTGCGAGCTTTCTCCGGCCCGCACGCCGCCTCCCGGGATTTCCCATTTACCGGCGGCCCATTCCTTGTCAAGCTGACGCTGCGTAATAAGCACCCGGCCCTGCAGGTCCTTCACAAGAGCCAGCACGGTCAGATGGTAATCGCCCGGTTTCATATGCCAGTCATTGCGGACCATGGTACGACCCGTTTTCTGTTTATTCACATCGTAAATATCCCAAAGTTCCATCAATTGCCTCCTGCGGTATTTTCCTTGTACAGTGCCAGCGCTTCCCGCATTTCCGGGGTAAAAAGAAGTTCCGCCCATGCCAGGATCCGTTCCGGAATACCGAAGAAAGGTTCTGCAATACTTCCTGCCATAGCGGCCAGGGTATCACTGTCCCCGCCCAGCGAAACGGCGTTTCTGACCGCTTCTTCATAGTCTTTTGCGGAGAGGAAACACAGCAGCGCATCCGGCACAGTGCCATCACAGGTTGCATCCTTCGGTTCCTTGTTTCTCGCCGCTTCCAGGCTTTCCGGCAGTTTGTAAAACCGCTTCATGTAGTCCTCGAGTTCGGCTTTTGTAGCTTTCTGCCGTGCCAGGAAAATCGATCCGGCCACGCATTCCGCCGCTTTTTCAGAACTCGGATGATTATGGGAAACGCTCGCCGAAATAAGGGCCAGCTTCTTTGTTTCCTCCATGTTCCGCCCGTACCATGCCGCCGGTGACACCCGCATAGGAGCACCGTTGCCGAAGCTACCGTAAGGACCGGCGTCATCACTTAAAAGCCACTTTTTAAAAATATGACCGAAACCGGCATGGATATGGCGGCGCCCGATTGTACGCATTTCCCTGCAGAGTATCGGCGCCAGCACTTCCTGTGTTTCCGGCATGCCGGCCTTCCTTGCTTTACCGAAAGCCAGAGCCACGGCAGCGGTCATAAAAGAATCATCCGTCGCATGGGAAGCAGGCACATGAAGAGGGAATACAGTCGACTTCATGCCCGACCATTCGTAGGCCGATCCGATAATATCTCCGACAAAAGCACCTTTCATCACGTATGCCTCCTCACACCTGTTAAAAACAACTTTATTACCTGCCAAATTCAAGCAGGACCGGACAATGATCACTGCCCATGACGTCAGAGCAGATTGTCACGTCACGAATCATGTCCCGGCCGTTTTCAGACACCAGAAAATAGTCAATCCGCCATCCGGCGTTCCGGGAGCGGGCCTTGAACATATAGGACCACCACGTGTAAGCCCCTGTCTTATCCGGATACAACATTCTGAAAGCGTCAATGAACCCATGTTTCAAAAACTGCTGGAATTTAGCTCTTTCCTCATCAGAAAAACCGGCATTGCCGCGGTTGGAATCCGGATTTTTAAGGTCGATGGGCTGCGCAGCCACATTGAGGTCGCCACAGACGACGACCGGCTTTTTTTCAGCAAGTCGTGCTGCATAATCTTGAAAAACATCTTCCCACTTCATACGGTAATCCAAACGTGCCAGCTCTTTCTGCGAATTCGGGGTATACACCGTGATCAAGATAAATTCCGGGTACTCTGCCGTAATGACGCGTCCTTCTTTATCATGCTCAGGCATTCCCAGACCGTAAGTCACGTCAAGAGGCTCCTCCTTGGAAAAAAGAGCTGTCCCGGAATAACCCTTACGCTCCGCACTGTTCCAGTATTCATGATAACCCGGGAACTCAAAATTGGCCTGCTCACGCTGCATTTTAGTTTCCTGAATGCAGAAAATATCTGCGTCAGCCTGCTTCATAAAATCGGCAAAACCCTTATTCATGCAGGCACGCAGTCCATTGACGTTCCAGGTAATAATTTTTTTCATGATGAGCTCCTTCTCAATTTGATAGTAAAGGAAATACCTTATAACATACGATGAGGAAGAAAACGACGATGGGCAGATACACCGGATCCGGCCAAACCCAAAGGTAGGCCAGCAGTGTCACAGCAAAAGCCGCAAAAAACGTCCCAAGGCCTGCCATAAATATTTTGCGGTTTCTGTGGGAAATTCCCCAGGCCGCCGACCGTATACCGGCTGCCATCCAGATAAGCTGAAGTCCGAAAGGAGCTCCCAGCGGGCCATAATCAATATCCATCACGGCCCAGTAATATCCGCCCAAAAGAAGCCAGGGAAAAAGCAGCCAGAAAAGGCAGGCAGCTTTTTTCAGGCACTTCACACCGCGTTCATGCAGCCACAGACATTCCAGAGCGGCAACAATCAGGTAAAAAGCAGCAAAAAGCCCTTTATTTTCCGTCTTAAGCGGCCAGAACCAGATAAAAAGCAGTGGAAAATGAAGCCACAGAGCCACAAGAAAACTAAAAGGAAACCTGTAAAACAGTTCTGTCTTTCCTTTAAATAAGGGAACAAATCCCAGGCCCAGCCAGACAAGCCCTAAGATGCGAAACAAGGTATAGTAGTCATAACGAGGGCCGAATAGCCCGTACAGCACCATGATCCAGCCGGCTCCCAAAAGACAGGCCGCAGCCTGGAACAAACGGGAAGAGGCAATACGAGAGCTCATTTCCTTCATGCTTTCACACTTTCAAGCTGTGCCAGAAAATTAAGGCTCTTCAGCGGCCGGTCCGTCTGATACATCAAAAAGCGATAAAGTATCTTTTCAACCTGCATCAAATCCCCGCCGCGTACCACAAAATGATCCGGCTCATTAAAATCAAGATGCAGCAGCTTCTCCATCAGATTCCTCTGACTGACTGAGAGAGTCAGCTCATCACCCATAGCACAGTCCTTACAAAGAAATCCGCCCTGGACAAGACTGAAATACCCGTCTTCCGCTGCAGGTTTACCGCAGGTCGTGCAGGAATCCAAATAGGGTTCAAAACCGCAGAGCGTCAATAATTTCAAAATGGTGCTGTCAGTCACAATGCGTTTATTCCGCTCCAGCAGCAGTTTGTATGCACTGCTTAGAAGGTCAAAGACGCCTTCCTGAGGCTGATCATCCTCCAGGAGCTGAATAGCCACTTCGCTGATGATAGCTCCGTAGGCCATGGCTTCCACATCCATCGCCTTCGGCATTTCCACAAACTCACAGGATTTGAGCGTCGCCACGCGCCGCCCCCGGGCCAGCGTCAGCCGCACATGAGCAAAAGGCTGCACCAACCTTCCGCTGACACTTTTGGGATAAGCAGCTCCGTAAGCAATGAAAGGCACTTTTCCGTGGTCACGACAAAAGCAGACTGCATACTTATCTGCAGTCTGCCAATTGCGTACTTCCAAAATCATTGCTTCGTCCTGAATTGATTCAGTGTTCATCGCCTTTCGCAGCCCCTCTGTCTTTTTTCAGGGGAATGACCCGAACCTTCAGCACTCTGAATCCGGAGCAGTCCAGTACTTCAAAACGATATCCTCGTTCATCCACACTGTCTCCTACTTCCGGCTGACGGCCGATCAGTCCGAAAACGTAGCCGCCAATCGTATCTTCTTCAGGATCGTCAAACTGGATGCCCATCGTTTCCGACACTTCATCAAGCAGCACCAGACCATCAAAAATATACGAACCGTCCGGCATTTTGTTGATTTCAGGCATTTCCGAATCATGCTCGTCCTGGATATCCCCGACAATTTCCTCAAGCAGGTCTTCCATCGTCACAAGTCCGGCCGTACCGCCGTACTCATCGGCTACAGCTGCCATCTGCACATGTTTGTGCTGCATCAGCTGCAGAATTTTGACAATGGACATACTCTCCGGTACGACGTCGATTTCCCGCATAATCGTGCGTAAATCCGCCTTGGGATTTTTCACATCAAAATTCATCAGTTCGCGAATATGGATCATGCCCAGAATATGGTCACGGTCTTCTTCACAAAGAGGATACCGTGTATGTCCCGAATCATGAACGACCTTGAGGTTTTCCTCCAGCGGATCATCCACAAAAAGGCACACCATGTCCTGACGAGGCACCATCACTTCCCGGGCAACCCGGTCGGCAAAGTCAAAGACGTTGTCAATCAGCCGACTTTCCACCGGATCGATGCCGCCGCCCTTTTCACTGTCGCTGACCATTTTCCGGATATCATCCTCGGAATGGCTGACATCAGAAGAATGAGGTTCTGCTCCAATGAAATGATAAAGGCCCCGGCCCAGGTGCCAAAATAAATAAGCAAACGGATATATGATTGGCTTCAATAAGCGGCCAATCGCAGGTCCCGCGTCGATAAGTCATCTCTCCTTATAGTTAACAAGTTTCAAGATTTTATAAAATCAAATATGTATAAATCGATAATCATTATACACTACTCAAGTGGTAAGGGTCAACTGAGAGAAACGCTCACAGTGACCGCCTCGTATTGCCGCCTGCGGCACTGCGGCTTACTTTTCCGCAAGGCCGAGCTGTTTTAAGTCGGATTCCTTCTCCCGCCATTTCGGGCGGACTTTGACCCAGAGTTCCAGGTAGACATGGCTGCCTACGAGGTCTTCTATATCTTTCCGGGCTTCGGAGCTGATTTGTTTCAGCATACTGCCCTTGCGCCCGATGAGGATTGCCTTCTGGGAATCGCGTTCCACAAAGATATCACCCCGCACATAGACGGTTCCGTTGTCGCGCGTCTTCATTTCGTTGACCTGAACGGCCACCGCGTGCGGCACTTCGTCGCGCGTCAGATGAAGAATTTTTTCCCGGATGATTTCCGCAGCCATGACGCGTTCGGTCTGGTCGGTGTACATGTCTTCCGGATAGAAATCGGGTCCTTCGGGAAGCGCGCCGATAATGGCGTTCATGAGTTCCGAAAAATCCTTGTCCTCCAGTGCGGACAGGGGAAAAACATCCCGGAACGGATATGCCTTGCGGAAAGCATCAATTTTGGGCAGCAGCACCGTTTCGTCAGGAATCTGGTCTACTTTATTAAGGATCAGGAAAACCGGCACCTTCACATTCTGCAGGCGCTCAATGATGTACTTTTCAGCCTTCATGGATTTTTCCGTGATATCGACCAGATACAGGACGGCATCCACATCCTTCAGAGAATCTTCCGCCGCCTTGACCATATGCTCACCGAGCTTATCCATCGGCTTATGAAGTCCCGGCGTATCGAGGAAGATAATCTGTGCTTCCGGCACCGACACAATAGATAAAATCCGGGTCCGCGTTGTCTGGGGGCGGTCGGAAATAATAGCGACCTTTTCCCCGACAAGCTTATTGATCAGCGTCGACTTGCCCGCATTCGGACGGCCGACGACGGCTACGAATCCGGAGCGATGCTGCGTTTTTGTTGCTTCATTCGTCATTATGATTTATTTTTCCTCCAAATCAAACGCATAAGGAAGCAGAGCTTCCAGCGTCACCTTTTTTTCTTCACC
Proteins encoded in this window:
- a CDS encoding peptidase, which encodes MENIVLLLFAAVLLIFLLNGWPLLLALLIGLMIFSAYSLKRGFTVKETLGMWRDGVMTAKNILLTFCLIGFLTGLWRAGGTIPAIVYYAASLIRPSLIIFLTFLLNCLLSFLMGTSFGTAATMGLICMTIAKTMGVSPAITGGAVLSGIYFGDRCSPVSTSALLTAEITGTNLYDNIKRMIKSAAVPVLACCVIYFFIASGGEGDTSSLSVQKLFASYFDVSWPMLVPAAGILILALFRVPVKKTLSVSIVLSIICAAVFQKMGAAEIVHTMIFGFQTTQPELRSMLAGGGLVSMFRTGAIVMTGACYSGIFDKTGLLRNLQGVFENIGQKFTPAVGICGAGIISSMIACNQTLAIMMTKSLCEHMPISKEKLALTLEDTVVVISGLIPWSIACAAPLAFIEAPNSSILYASYLYLLPVWCILTSLWGKKHAESVNRSN
- a CDS encoding substrate-binding domain-containing protein; amino-acid sequence: MVIRETDNEVASELVHTGEVDLAIANFAEDTGDPLVLTDFYTEELILLMQPDLYAAQFPSRYFDSRCIHLKDNHEFALFDGCPLLLNPEGDISGRFARRLFRMNGMSPEIRVESSNIETLLELCLRGAGACITPANLAEAVFTKEQMEHMVQVHFAEGAKYKIRFASLRERSRWKMLRDFIKTAQTTYESVHQ
- a CDS encoding LysR family transcriptional regulator, translating into MNFTSIEYFLMLEHERSFSRAAEKLNITQQTLSGHIAGVEKELGCRLFVRHVPLELTYAGEVFLEHARRIHRDDTDLRQTMLEIQQERRGRLTIGIASTRGRAILPDILLPIKKAGPIFLS
- a CDS encoding NUDIX hydrolase, with translation MELWDIYDVNKQKTGRTMVRNDWHMKPGDYHLTVLALVKDLQGRVLITQRQLDKEWAAGKWEIPGGGVRAGESSQEAVLREVREETGLMLTASQGKLIHTYRNDSPEEQNNYFVDIYEFKVPFEAADVHVQADEVASYKLASGEELKRLGAAGDFLHYRHIEKFL
- a CDS encoding ADP-ribosylglycohydrolase family protein, coding for MKGAFVGDIIGSAYEWSGMKSTVFPLHVPASHATDDSFMTAAVALAFGKARKAGMPETQEVLAPILCREMRTIGRRHIHAGFGHIFKKWLLSDDAGPYGSFGNGAPMRVSPAAWYGRNMEETKKLALISASVSHNHPSSEKAAECVAGSIFLARQKATKAELEDYMKRFYKLPESLEAARNKEPKDATCDGTVPDALLCFLSAKDYEEAVRNAVSLGGDSDTLAAMAGSIAEPFFGIPERILAWAELLFTPEMREALALYKENTAGGN
- a CDS encoding exodeoxyribonuclease III — protein: MKKIITWNVNGLRACMNKGFADFMKQADADIFCIQETKMQREQANFEFPGYHEYWNSAERKGYSGTALFSKEEPLDVTYGLGMPEHDKEGRVITAEYPEFILITVYTPNSQKELARLDYRMKWEDVFQDYAARLAEKKPVVVCGDLNVAAQPIDLKNPDSNRGNAGFSDEERAKFQQFLKHGFIDAFRMLYPDKTGAYTWWSYMFKARSRNAGWRIDYFLVSENGRDMIRDVTICSDVMGSDHCPVLLEFGR
- the recO gene encoding DNA repair protein RecO produces the protein MNTESIQDEAMILEVRNWQTADKYAVCFCRDHGKVPFIAYGAAYPKSVSGRLVQPFAHVRLTLARGRRVATLKSCEFVEMPKAMDVEAMAYGAIISEVAIQLLEDDQPQEGVFDLLSSAYKLLLERNKRIVTDSTILKLLTLCGFEPYLDSCTTCGKPAAEDGYFSLVQGGFLCKDCAMGDELTLSVSQRNLMEKLLHLDFNEPDHFVVRGGDLMQVEKILYRFLMYQTDRPLKSLNFLAQLESVKA
- a CDS encoding hemolysin family protein, with the protein product MVSDSEKGGGIDPVESRLIDNVFDFADRVAREVMVPRQDMVCLFVDDPLEENLKVVHDSGHTRYPLCEEDRDHILGMIHIRELMNFDVKNPKADLRTIMREIDVVPESMSIVKILQLMQHKHVQMAAVADEYGGTAGLVTMEDLLEEIVGDIQDEHDSEMPEINKMPDGSYIFDGLVLLDEVSETMGIQFDDPEEDTIGGYVFGLIGRQPEVGDSVDERGYRFEVLDCSGFRVLKVRVIPLKKDRGAAKGDEH
- the era gene encoding GTPase Era, which produces MTNEATKTQHRSGFVAVVGRPNAGKSTLINKLVGEKVAIISDRPQTTRTRILSIVSVPEAQIIFLDTPGLHKPMDKLGEHMVKAAEDSLKDVDAVLYLVDITEKSMKAEKYIIERLQNVKVPVFLILNKVDQIPDETVLLPKIDAFRKAYPFRDVFPLSALEDKDFSELMNAIIGALPEGPDFYPEDMYTDQTERVMAAEIIREKILHLTRDEVPHAVAVQVNEMKTRDNGTVYVRGDIFVERDSQKAILIGRKGSMLKQISSEARKDIEDLVGSHVYLELWVKVRPKWREKESDLKQLGLAEK